A segment of the Gossypium hirsutum isolate 1008001.06 chromosome D10, Gossypium_hirsutum_v2.1, whole genome shotgun sequence genome:
aattatatttaaataaagttattaattttttatttataagtcgtccactacttttttatttaatgatgatTTATTATGTTATTAGACACTGATGATGCATGATATTTATCCACTGAATTTATAAACTTCCACAATCAATATACCATACATTAGCATTCAAATGTTGGGTTATAACTTGAAAGGAGTAATGTGGCATTTAAAAGAAAAGCAGGAAAATATTgcattaattaaaacaaaaaaccaagaaaaatatattataatttacctCATTAGCTGAGATGTACCCATTTTGATCTTTGTCAAAAACCTTGAAAGCCTCTTGAAGTTCTTCTTCTGCATCAGTTTCCTGGTTTTTTGAGGGAAACCAatcaagttcaatctttttcaGTTGTTTTGCttatttttctagtttttaattttcttttttctcataattttattTACCTTCATTTTCTTGGCCATCAAGTTGAAGAACTCTGCAAACTCAACAGCTCCATCGCCATCAGCATCAAATTCAGTGATCATGTCGTGGAGTTCTTCTTCTGTGGGATATCGGTCCAGTGAACCAATCACCATTGCCAATTCTTCAACGGTAACGCAACCTAATAAACATGCAGCAACAGTAATTAAATATAAGCATGAAGTACGAAGGGAAAAATGAAAAGGATGAACTAACCATTCCCATCTTTGTCAAACAGACAGAAGGCTTCTTTGAACTCAACAATCTGTTCTTCACTTAGAATATCTCTCATGATTGTTTGTTTGGTTCCcgggaagaagaaaaaaaaagaaaaaaccgtCGAGAAAACTTGGGAGGTTTAAGAGAGTGTGAGAGAGAAAGGAGTATGTTGTTGAGTATAGCTCAAGCTTAGCGGGGTTTATGTAGAATTCCAATGCAAGgaattgttttttgtttttttcttcataaatataaatttagtcTATACTCATTTTATCATTTcgtctatttttttaaaagtcattttaacttttaagctttaggtaaaactattaaaattttaat
Coding sequences within it:
- the LOC107915984 gene encoding calmodulin-like protein 8 produces the protein MRDILSEEQIVEFKEAFCLFDKDGNGCVTVEELAMVIGSLDRYPTEEELHDMITEFDADGDGAVEFAEFFNLMAKKMKETDAEEELQEAFKVFDKDQNGYISANELRHVMINLGEKLSDEEVEQKIKEADLDGDGQVNYDDFVKMMTTVG